In Drosophila subpulchrella strain 33 F10 #4 breed RU33 chromosome X, RU_Dsub_v1.1 Primary Assembly, whole genome shotgun sequence, the DNA window TTCGCCAAGCTCACGGATATTTATCGTttcgttcttatttttttttgcacgtACAAAAACCCCTTCGAAaatccccaaaaaaaaaccttcaaactcaaaactaaacccaccaaaaacaaaaagaaaaaggaTAATTACCCCTTAAGTTTAgtcgttttgttttgttttttcgtCAATTAATTGTGATTTTGAAACTGTGTGATCGCAAAAAGAAATCTGCAAATTAGCTAAAAAGAAAGTTCCTTAAGCAAGTGATAATCCGATAGAAACTCTGAGGACAGAAAAAGAAAAGGGAGCACCctgatatatacatatatctataAACACCCACAATATAAACGCTATATAACCAACGTATATTCAACAACACatatattacaaaaacctCGATCGAAGACTACAAAGGAAACCCAAAATCACCGTCAAAACCCGGATAGAACAGCATGCAAATGTAAGTATTATTGTATATTATTTCCTCAACACCATAGATTTGGTCAAGTTCTTGAAAAATgtggcccaaaaaaaagttcaaaTTTTAACCCCAACATAGATTAATGTATGATCCCAAGTAATGTTACAAACTTAAAAGTAAGTTCATCATTCATTGGTTATCAGACTTGTTTTTCAATTAAGTAAGCCAGAGACttttaaagaaaaacaatATATGTTTTATTCATTGTTTTGTACTCATTGTACAAGaccttttataaaaacaaagccaCAGACTAAAATGTGCGCTGGGAAAATTAAAGTCTCTTCAAGGAGGTggaaaagttaaatataacaTCCCCCTTGAACTATCCTATCACAACTAAAACGACAGCCTCAACCTCTTATCAAGATCGAAGCAAAACTTGAGCCAAGATCGGTTCTTTCcaaggaaaacaaaataaactaaCTAACCGAAATCCGAAATCAGCCAAGTGGTGTACGAGATCTATATATAGAATAGATCCCATGTATATCGCTGTGAAAACGAAAGCGACAGAAGTGGAAAAACATTGAACCACATACTATATATAGAGAGTGTGTGGTTGGAAACCGAGTTTCCAAAGGAGAGGAGGAGAATCGTAAAGgcaaacaataacaataacaaaaacatGAGCCACATGGGGCATATGCCCCCACCATAGGCCCCTAGCACTACCCACTACCCACTCACTCTGACTTTCTGATTGTGTATAAAAAGAACAGAACTCATGTTCCAAATGATAAGTGGGGAGCCAGGCGAGTCAGGCAAATCGGTGGGTTATTTTTAAACACTGAagtttatgtaaatatatttccTGGCCAGCCCAGCCCAGACACAAACAATAACAGAATCAGAATCCGAATCGAATGGAAAATACAATAATATTTGAGCGCTGATAAGGGAGCCCAACCAAGAGATCCCAGACGCGTGTGCAAAGCGGAAGAGAAGGGGGGGTTACTAAATGGGAGTTATCTCTCCAATTCCGAAGAATTGTGTCCTTATTGCAGTACAAATGATGGTAATATATCGAAACAGATACTTAAATCTCCACAGTTCAGAAGATTTGCTAGAAAGGTCCTATTAGGCAGATCATAATGATCTTTATCACTCAAGTTTAACTTACAATTCTAGatgtaaaaaattttagaatATTATCAATCTAATTCTTAAATGGTCCTATAAGATACACTAAACAATCCAAATATTTTACAGATGATTCCCGAAGTGCCGACGTCCAGAATCCTGCTAGTCCTGGCCACTTTAGTCGCCGTGATGGCGCTGATCAGCAGTTGGGTGCCCCAAGTGGCGGGTAGTCCCATTGCCCCAGCGGAATGGGGCAAAGAACAGAGGCGTAAGATGTGCTCCACCGAACTGAGTGATTTGATACAGGAGATATGCTCATCCCAGGGAACGGTGGCCCACGGCGATGGGAAACGCAGGAAGCGAGATGTGCAGAATGTTGCCGATCAATGTTGCAAGCAGGGTGGATGCACCTTCTGGGAGCTCATGCAGTTCTGCAAGGGATAATTTTTGTCCCACATAGGTGTTAACTAATCCACTGCACTCCACTTTACACCATCCCACTTACATCATTCGTAATCCTTAAGATAAAAGCAGCAAACAGCAGTCTCCCTTAGAGTACactaagtatatatattactaATTTAAACCATACACTAACTCAATTCTGTACAATAAACGAAATTCAAATGAGTCAGACGTCATCATAAATGGGGTATACAAGAAAAAAAGGGTCCAATAAATATAGTCAGTaagtcaaaaatcaaaaatgtgcCAAAAGGCCCTAACACTTGAAAATACCGCTTGTTAATGTAAAATTAGGCCCACTTCAGTTCCCTCCTTGATCCACTTGCTAATTAGATTCACAACTATCAAATAACGCCTTGAAGTACCtttcaaattttattatttcaattTCCGCTACCGAATCCAGAACCAATTTTGGGAAACTTTCCGAGAAGAACTCATGCAATCACCCCTCGAACTTGGGCACACCCCCTTTCATTAGACTCGTCTATTGTTTGGCGTTATAAACCCACAAAGCGAAATCTATTCAAAGTGACACTCGACAAGATGGTCATGGGTTTGAGTTAGGATTTTAGGTTTTGGGTTTTAGGGCTCGAGTTTTTTAGGTCATACAATATGCGCACCCATATACACCCTTCGAACGGCCATTGGCCACCCCATTTAAATTGAATGCCGGGCGTAAAACTTTTGAAAAGGACACTCGCAAGCTGGACACTCCGAATATGGGGGTCAATTGATGATGATGAGATGACTGCAAATTAGATTACAAACGCTGACGATGATGATTTTAATGATGGTGCAAATCAGCCACACATGGGAGTACGAGTATCCCTTAACCCCGTTTCAACCGATTTACAAGCTTTAAATCTCTATGGAAACGGGAAGTGCCCTCAGATTTACTTTGTTCATGCCCATGCTTTTGAAAAAAAGACAAATCGAATATTTAGCACTTGATTGGGATGAATTCAAATGAAGTAAAGACACCCTTTAGATTTTTTATCAGTTAATTGAATCCTTTAAAATCAAGTAATCAAGCCAAAAAAAACCCATTTAAGAAATAGAAAAACGAATAAATTACTTGGcctaatacaaaaaatatataaacgtTTATTAATCTGGAAATTCCAATTAATTTTAGATTACTAGCGGCTCCACAAATTTATGTTACAAATCTGTCTTCTGTTTACCGTAGTGAATTTAGAAATTCTCGTAGCATATAACTGGGATGATTTTGTGCACATAACCGGCTTCGAAACTGGTCGGTTAATCAAAGTGTACGAATCCCAATTATAAAATTCGCTATTACGTCAACAATTTTGATTTCAATTTTGATTTTCAATTCTTCATTATGTCATTCAACGTTTGATGTAGAACCTTCGGTAGTACAAGGCTCGGCTTATAAATCCATTTTGAGGCCGCGCCGACATTTTGTTTTCGATTTTTGGAATCGATGGATCGCCCAGCTGAAGATCACGTATGCCATTCAAACCAACGTTTTGATCATCGCACTTGATTTTCTCGGATGTTGGGACTTCATTGGCTTCGGACGGGATTTTTTTGGACGACATAATGGGTAAATGTTTCTTGGCGGTCTGTGAAGgaaattacaatttattttcaaattttttcaaaaccgTTTAAAAATGTGTTTCGCGAATGCGCGACGCAGGTTCCGATTTAAAGTAAAAGAAACGCGAATTTTGAACGTTGCTTATCATCGCAAACTCGAATATATCACGAATATATCCCGAAGCAACTCACCTCAATCCAGGACAGGGACCATCTGGTTTTAGCTATGGAGGGAATATTCAAGCGCAGGACTCTCCCCATATCACGGAGTTGACCCATCCACTGACTCACTTTAGCCTTGGCCATAATACAATGATTTTATATAATGTGATAAaactgaaaaacaaaaaaggtttaaaaagtttaaaaatgttgggggaaaataaaaatgtttttcttacTACAAGTATATGTGTTCTGGTTGCGAAGATAAATGTAACTGAGCTAGAAAGGTCTGGGGCTAGGCAACTGGACTTTGACAGATGCAAAAGTTGAGTCCATGGACTACTTGtttttagaaatttaaaaattccaaaCCTACATATTTTAGGTTGCTTTGATTAAGCAATTGAATGGTAAAGGAAAATGGGAATTTGAACCAAATACATTTGGGAGTGAAATGAATACTTCAGGCCTTGTTTAAAATGCTTAATATCTTAAGAATGTGCTTTTATCAAAGTGGTACTATTGGGAATGATATgtgatatttttgaaaatcatTACTGATACTTGGTAGCAAATTGAAACGCAGTACAAAATTCTTTACCCAGTGGACACTCAACGGACACGTGTAGTGGAAAATGTGGGTGAGAGGTGGATGACAACGTCTGGAAAACGAAAGGGCCGGAagtggaggtggaggtggagaGGCACAAGGAGGATAAACGACACCAGACAAACTTCGCCGGCTTTAGGTTTGATGTTCCGGGTTCACCATACCATGCCATTCCATACCAggccaaaccaaaccaaaccaaaccatCCCCATGCCCACTGCTCGACATTGATGGAGCGAAGCCATGGAACATTAGCTAAATCTTACAGAAAATTTCGCACTGCAGGGGGAAAACGGAGGGCGCAGGGTCCAGGGGTCTCAACCTCCCAAAAAACCCACTCCATCTCCATCCGCCCCTTCACGGGGTTGCAAAGGAAAACATAGCTCAAAGGGTCGGCATACAGAGAAAAAACTGTTGTATAACATAAGCTGCTATAAATATTCTTAGGTCCGTATTCTCGTCCGCAGgttaaactaaatataataataataatatgatataatatatataatataataataataagctaccagcttaatttttgtaacaaTATTACAAAGTCCTTAAACAAATGTTCAGTTTAgattaaatataacaataatgATCCATAATGATCCTTACTCTGCTGATTTTCTTGGAATCCATTGACATGGGTCACACCGATATTACCtctttaaatgaaatattattatGTATTATTTCTGATACATTTTCTCTCTCTGCAGAGATGCGATGGTCGGAGATGGGTAGTGTCAACAGAAGTCGTATAGGGACACGTTCAACCCCAGAAGGGAACGCCGAACGAAAAGTACAGGAAAATCCCAGTCATCCAGGCAAGAGTTGCGAACTTTGCTTTGGCCCAACGATGGTCCTGTTCAGtttagtattatttttttttccttacCAGACTGCCTTCCTATTTCAAAAAGCCTAAGGAATGTAATGAACCAAAAAAGGAAATTCATCTGGGAGCTTAATGtaccaaaatattaaactaAAAGGTAGACAATAGAAATTGGTTGAATATACAATGAGTTCAGCTGTCTAAAAAAACATATGGATAAATAGAAGGTACGCATTAAAGCAAATGAAAATGGTTTAGCTATAACTAACAACAAACTTATAATTCAATTATAAACCAAAACgtatttatttatcaatttaaGTGGCACAACTTTTTTAATGACATCGTATGGAAGTTTCTATTTGTCGCGGGACATAAAGTTCCAGGGAATGCAGACGATGCCATCGGTGGGCACCGACCAATAGTTGGTTATGTGTAGACTAAGACCTCGGCAGGACTTGACGCCACTTTGGAGTAAATGCCGCAGGGCCTGGACCATTTTGTCTGGGGTCACGGAATCGTCCTTGCTGAGTCGCTGCAGACCGAGTTCCTCCTGGCATTGCCGCCACAATTGCCGCTCCACCTGGATGTCCCGGCGATAGCGACTGAATCGGCCACTAGCCACATCCAAATTGCGGCAGATGAACTCCACAAGTTGGGGACCCGAACAGGAGGCGGGTGCCAGGAAAAGACCAGTTTGACTGACCTTCGGTGCATCACTGTCCGGCACAATGGCCAATTGATGATCCTGCAGCGATGCCGGCAGCTCTTGGACACTCTCCTCCAGCTTCAAATGCTCGCTGACCGCCCGGATGACCCGCTTCAAGCTGCCCGCATAGGCACGGGCCTCACATCCCGGCTCCGGAACCTTACGCCTCTCAATCCGTATCCCAAGCAGTACGGCGGACAGGGCTTTCTCGTACAATGGAACCAACTTCAGTTGCTCCTCGTGCAAACGCATCTCGGCAAGAAAAGCCAGCCAACCCAAGGGGGAATCACCGGAGAAGAGCATCACATCACCCTCCAAACTAATTCCAGTGTACGGGGCAAAGACCACATATCGATTTCGCAGTGCTCCCAGCTGACTGGTGACTTTACGATCCTCCGACAACTCTTGAAGATTCCGAAGGCAATGGTAATAGCGCTCCATGTTGCAGCCACAATCGTAACGGGTTCCACGAATGCCCAGCAATTGGACCAGTAAACTCTCTAGAGCCTCGATTTTGGTGCGAAGAGAGGTGACCTCAAAGGTCTGGAAACGGGCCAGGGCCTGACGCATCCAGGTGTCCAGGGAGTGCTCCCCTTGGGTATCCTTAAAGAGGCTGTCCTTCAGGGCGCTAAAGTTTTTTTGAACTGCCGCCGGCGCCTGGGGCGGTCTTACTTTCTCCCTGACCGGCTTTAATTCTTCCTTCCTCAGCACTTTTTCCAACTCTTTTTCCATCTCATGTTCTTGTCGCTAAAAATGAGAAAGGATAGACAGGGATATTAGGAAAAACCAATTTATACAAGGTATAGAGAGATAGTCCCAAAAATGACTAGCATTTTAAAACAACTCATAAATGTggct includes these proteins:
- the LOC119557926 gene encoding T-cell activation inhibitor, mitochondrial, producing the protein MATLRFLGRRRIVDCCRRLLSTDLVTALRPFYQAIQTDRLAHSPAEKRVNEESLRLLSSHLESLTGTSPGSCLPPDGQLEFYMPSSSDETGGQVVSRLVRVQVDRSLLDPRAVIRNILRSCKLLPKEKEHNQVGQRQEHEMEKELEKVLRKEELKPVREKVRPPQAPAAVQKNFSALKDSLFKDTQGEHSLDTWMRQALARFQTFEVTSLRTKIEALESLLVQLLGIRGTRYDCGCNMERYYHCLRNLQELSEDRKVTSQLGALRNRYVVFAPYTGISLEGDVMLFSGDSPLGWLAFLAEMRLHEEQLKLVPLYEKALSAVLLGIRIERRKVPEPGCEARAYAGSLKRVIRAVSEHLKLEESVQELPASLQDHQLAIVPDSDAPKVSQTGLFLAPASCSGPQLVEFICRNLDVASGRFSRYRRDIQVERQLWRQCQEELGLQRLSKDDSVTPDKMVQALRHLLQSGVKSCRGLSLHITNYWSVPTDGIVCIPWNFMSRDK
- the LOC119557613 gene encoding uncharacterized protein LOC119557613; the encoded protein is MAKAKVSQWMGQLRDMGRVLRLNIPSIAKTRWSLSWIETAKKHLPIMSSKKIPSEANEVPTSEKIKCDDQNVGLNGIRDLQLGDPSIPKIENKMSARPQNGFISRALYYRRFYIKR
- the LOC119557614 gene encoding probable insulin-like peptide 6; the encoded protein is MIPEVPTSRILLVLATLVAVMALISSWVPQVAGSPIAPAEWGKEQRRKMCSTELSDLIQEICSSQGTVAHGDGKRRKRDVQNVADQCCKQGGCTFWELMQFCKG